The Rattus rattus isolate New Zealand chromosome 1, Rrattus_CSIRO_v1, whole genome shotgun sequence genome includes a region encoding these proteins:
- the Eno1 gene encoding alpha-enolase, producing MSILKIHAREILDSRGNPTVEVDLYTAKGLFRAAVPSGASTGIYEALELRDNDKTRFMGKGVSKAVEHINKTIAPALVSKKLNVVEQEKIDQLMIEMDGTENKSKFGANAILGVSLAVCKAGAVEKGVPLYRHIADLAGNPEVILPVPAFNVINGGSHAGNKLAMQEFMILPVGASSFREAMRIGAEVYHNLKNVIKEKYGKDATNVGDEGGFAPNILENKEALELLKSAIAKAGYTEQVVIGMDVAASEFYRAGKYDLDFKSPDDASRYITPDQLADLYKSFIKDYPVVSIEDPFDQDDWDAWQKFTATAGIQVVGDDLTVTNPKRIAKAAGEKSCNCLLLKVNQIGSVTESLQACKLAQSNGWGVMVSHRSGETEDTFIADLVVGLCTGQIKTGAPCRSERLAKYNQILRIEEELGSKAKFAGRSFRNPLAK from the exons ATGTCCATTCTCAAGATCCATGCCAGAGAGATCCTTGACTCCCGTGGGAATCCCACCGTTGAGGTGGATCTCTACACCGCAAAAG GTCTCTTCCGTGCTGCGGTGCCCAGCGGTGCGTCCACTGGCATCTACGAGGCCCTAGAACTCCGAGACAATGATAAGACCCGCTTCATGGGGAAGG GTGTCTCAAAGGCTGTTGAGCACATCAATAAAACTATTGCACCTGCTCTGGTTAGCAAG aAACTGAATGTTGTGGAGCAGGAGAAGATTGACCAGCTGATGATCGAGATGGACGGCACAGAGAATAAAT CTAAGTTTGGTGCAAATGCCATCCTGGgagtatccctggctgtctgcaAGGCTGGTGCCGTGGAGAAGGGGGTGCCCCTTTACCGTCACATTGCTGACTTGGCCGGCAACCCTGAAGTCATCCTGCCGGTCCCA GCTTTCAATGTGATCAACGGCGGTTCTCATGCTGGCAACAAGCTGGCCATGCAAGAGTTCATGATCCTGCCTGTGGGGGCATCCTCTTTCCGCGAAGCCATGCGCATTGGAGCAGAGGTTTACCACAACCTGAAGAACGTCATCAAGGAGAAGTACGGGAAAGACGCCACCAATGTGGGTGATGAGGGTGGATTCGCACCTAACATCCTGGAGAACAAAGAAG cactggagCTGCTCAAGTCTGCCATTGCAAAGGCCGGCTACACTGAGCAGGTTGTCATCGGCATGGATGTGGCTGCCTCCGAGTTCTACAGGGCTGGCAAGTATGACCTGGACTTCAAGTCTCCAGATGACGCCAGCCGGTACATCACACCTGACCAGCTGGCCGACCTGTACAAGTCCTTCATCAAGGACTACCCAG TGGTGTCCATTGAAGATCCCTTTGACCAGGACGACTGGGATGCTTGGCAGAAGTTCACAGCTACTGCAGGCATCCAGGTGGTGGGGGATGACCTCACAGTGACCAACCCTAAGCGGATCGCCAAAGCTGCAGGCGAGAAGTCCTGCAACTGCCTCCTGCTCAAAGTGAACCAGATTGGCTCTGTGACCGAGTCTCTGCAGGC GTGTAAGCTGGCCCAGTCCAATGGCTGGGGTGTCATGGTGTCCCATCgatctggggagactgaggacaCTTTCATTGCCGACCTGGTGGTGGGGCTCTGCACTGGGCAG ATCAAGACTGGTGCCCCCTGCCGATCTGAGCGCCTGGCCAAGTACAATCAGATCCTTAG AATCGAGGAGGAGCTGGGCAGCAAAGCCAAGTTTGCCGGCAGGTCCTTCAGGAACCCCCTGGCCAAGTAA